One Fundulus heteroclitus isolate FHET01 chromosome 11, MU-UCD_Fhet_4.1, whole genome shotgun sequence DNA segment encodes these proteins:
- the nufip2 gene encoding nuclear fragile X mental retardation-interacting protein 2: MEEQPRDRAQDRQQQHHNGEDRSPVQRTACLRHDQGQLQCKHQETQAKKTGNKNVNASDEEGEKNPHLPCTGGMSYPSSSNGNRHISNPNVKQKGPQKHYAPVQKASSKLPDHKKNMDLRNDREKALDAVHNESQPSDKKDSASLQNGLVNCGLITNGYSSKDNDGSGSEGGYTTPKKRKSRCGVARSADSVTKEKERDMQPRNTTQEPGGPGGEAPEKGAASRLDGFRPAYKVEAQTTAKRAVASETSAAESQRKTSDAKAAGTFAKKAEEKHKGKLSSPSKEDSWTLFKPPPVFPVDNSSAKIVPKISYASKVKENLNKVAQGGGEAAPPPVRLTQVPMSAMKTITSASFTNGPVSGNGNGCPSVGTFFAPAASCVQSVPAGENVASLESNCSSATSPGDGEASEHRKCTVLIYPLNMQPVLPSARHLDPPAVQTNQKALGDIFQNQWGLSFINEPNLGPDGGNGFVPADDQTSVTSYEGEAVAAEVAQPLFDVSPSFIEAEAFSQDAEKRTCAPCQVSSVCSPARAASEEEEEEAKAQPSVQDKTKAECKGVASSSSSALAPGRDSGAKPAAGQQTTVLFGSSKEQLPPRDVGRRSSWGSFDLKAAVTYHTKEMESIFNLQKQDPKRVVFYDETNDGPDK; the protein is encoded by the exons CCACACCTGCCCTGCACTGGTGGTATGTCCTATCCCTCCAGCAGTAATGGTAACAGACACATAAGTAATCCAAATGTGAAGCAGAAAGGGCCGCAGAAGCACTACGCCCCCGTTCAGAAAGCGAGCAGCAAACTGCCGGACCATAAGAAAAACATGGACTTGAGAAATGACAGGGAGAAGGCCCTGGACGCGGTCCATAATGAGAGCCAGCCGTCGGATAAGAAAGACTCCGCTTCGCTTCAGAACGGCCTCGTGAATTGTGGACTCATTACGAACGGCTACTCCAGTAAGGACAATGACGGCAGCGGCTCCGAGGGCGGATATACTACCCCGAAGAAACGAAAGAGCAGATGCGGCGTCGCCAGGAGCGCCGACAGCGTGACGAAGGAGaaggagcgagacatgcagccCCGCAACACTACGCAGGAGCCGGGCGGTCCGGGCGGCGAGGCGCCCGAGAAAGGAGCCGCGTCCAGACTCGACGGCTTCAGACCCGCCTATAAAGTAGAAGCTCAGACGACGGCGAAGCGGGCCGTCGCGTCAGAGACTTCGGCGGCTGAGTCTCAGAGGAAAACCTCCGACGCTAAAGCAGCTGGCACCTTCGCTAAGAAGGCAGAGGAGAAGCACAAGGGCAAGCTTTCCTCGCCTTCGAAAGAGGACTCGTGGACTTTGTTCAAGCCCCCTCCTGTATTTCCTGTGGACAATAGCAGTGCTAAAATTGTTCCCAAGATCAGTTATGCAAGCAAAGTAAAAGAGAACCTCAATAAAGTAGCTCAAGGTGGAGGAGAGGCAGCGCCTCCCCCTGTGAGACTGACCCAGGTGCCCATGTCTGCTATGAAAACCATCACCTCAGCTAGCTTTACTAACGGTCCTGTGTCTGGCAACGGCAACGGCTGCCCGTCCGTGGGCACCTTCTTTGCTCCTGCTGCTAGTTGTGTTCAGTCTGTCCCAGCTGGCGAGAATGTAGCATCTCTGGAAAGTAACTGTAGCTCTGCAACAAGTCCCGGCGACGGAGAGGCCAGCGAGCACAGAAAGTGTACTGTTTTAATCTACCCTTTAAATATGCAACCCGTGCTCCCGAGCGCTCGTCACCTGGACCCGCCGGCTGTCCAGACAAATCAGAAAGCCCTGGGGGACATCTTCCAGAACCAGTGGGGTCTCTCCTTCATCAACGAGCCCAACCTGGGCCCCGACGGAGGAAACGGGTTCGTGCCTGCCGACGACCAGACCTCTGTGACTTCTTACGAGGGCGAGGCCGTCGCAGCCGAGGTGGCCCAGCCGCTCTTCGACGTTAGCCCGTCGTTCATAGAAGCCGAAGCTTTTTCTCAAGACGCAGAGAAAAGGACTTGTGCCCCCTGCCAAGTATCCAGCGTTTGTTCTCCTGCTCGCGCAGcgagcgaggaggaggaggaggaggccaaAGCGCAGCCAAGTGTCCAGGACAAGACGAAAGCCGAGTGTAAGGGCgtggcttcttcttcttcttctgcgcTGGCCCCCGGTAGAGACAGCGGTGCTAAGCCTGCAGCGGGCCAGCAGACCACGGTGTTGTTTGGCTCCTCTAAAGAGCAGCTCCCTCCTAGAGACGTTGGCAGGAGGTCCAGCTGGGGCTCCTTTGACCTTAAAGCTGCCGTCACCTATCACACTAAAG aAATGGAATCCATTTTCAACTTGCAAAAACAAG ATCCAAAAAGAGTAGTGTTTTATGATGAGACCAATGATGGACCTGATAAGTGA